The genomic DNA ggtttaggctgaaggcaggaagtctgatacagaagcccatgagtacacaatagaaggaaagaaatgcagtgtttcttttgacagaggactcagagcagcattactttgagggtttactggtatatttaggtggacctttcttataaggcttacttagttttagcctttccttctcctttaagtagattGTAAGTGGGTAAATGATAGCGACAACGACCAGTTGACAAGTTCAAGCGGTCCTTTCTAGTTATTAGTGAAACATCATTATGCTGGATTCATCATTACAAGAAAATCGACCAAATTATAGTGGATggttaataaaacaaatacaattgctTTTGGTCTCTGAGATACAAAATGCCAAAGAGCTTCCTCGACCCAacactctgacactgctgcaagCATCTCAGCCCTGCTGTGAGTCCCTGGATGATAGGAGGTGTGATTGGCTGTCTCTAGAAAGAGTGATCTTATTGTTAAGCAGCAAATAAGCTGAGTGAGAGCCAGAACGAGccattttatttaatatctaaaaagctataaaaacaaATCCTATTTGGCAGACATATTTATTCAACCTACAATGTAGCACAGGtgcatttttatagttattttatatCATGGAACTAGTCCTATAACCCTTTATTTAACAGGATATCTGGGCCTTCCCACACTGCATGTTGCCAATAAACATGGCACAGCAGAgaacaaaaaattaaagccacAAACTAAAGAACTAGCACAATGATATTTTCATGTTGGTGCCGTAGATCCTACAGTTAAACCTTGTAGGCCTCATTGTTTCTATTTATCtttggcaaaatgcaaaaaattaatgCAAAGCGGAtttgttctttgcactttgctcctGCCTTGGGTAGATCTCGTGAGCAAAAAAGATGGGGACTTGCCTGTACTGCACATATATAGGATGGATATAGGTTTCCCGTATCCTGACCCCCAACTTCCATGTCACTAAGGTCTGTACATACCACCTACCTATGGTAGATAAGAACAGGGCTGACTTGCACCCaatagcaggcccggactggcaatctgtgggttctggcaaatgccagaggggctgctataaggtgccatagaaagtcactatttagtgagctggtgtgggctgattgggcctctgtgtacctgaaatgccagggcctattttaattctcagtccagacctgcccaacAGTGCATTTTCTGATGAATTTTTGACCTGGTACAAGCTGTGGACAAAGTTCTAAGGACTAAGAATCCTGGATTTGCACCCTTATACATTATGGTTGTATGGTAACAGTTTAATATGTGCTACGAGCAGTGTCAGGAGTACCAAATTATAAAATATCCGCAACAGATTGTGAGCAGTGCTCAGAGACAAATTGCAGAATGTTAAAGAATAAtacaaacaatatacagtatgagaaGGGATCACATTAAGTACAATCATTTTCACCCAATATAAACATGCACAGCTTGCCTCTCCTTCTCACTAAACCTAAACATCTTGTTGGATCCAGAATTGCAAAGTCAGaggtattattttttatatatcttttgcAGCTTTAAACCTCAACCGCTCTATTAGCGGGCCCCCGATAACCTTATGAATAACAGCAGGCAAGATGGTTGGGAGAAGGCCAGAACTGAACGATAATCAATACAAAGTCTGGCTGGACCATTCATCTGCCCTGTGACCCTTCCAGACCagatttaattttaaagggggagttcacctttgaattagcttttagtatattatagaatggccaatgcttcttttcaattggtcttcatttgtactttttaaaatagtttttgaactatttccataggagcctatgagtaagtgcccacctttggcacaaaacgcgtcaggctagAGTATGTCCTcataaagttttttcatttttataatatttgggcTCAGTTTTCACTAAACAGTAAGTCTTTCCCGATTTTTGCCTTTTGTGATTATTTAACTATGtacaacccttggactgggggtactTTGGGACATGAATACtgtgtataatatttttttacccCCTTTGAATAAGATATCTGtgactttaatttttattttagatttttaactACATTTAGAAAAGTGGAGGCATACACCACAGCAAAATTTCACATTTATTTGAACTATTTCTCCCTTCTTCTGccactttacagctttcaaatgggggggggtcactgaccccagaaacaattgctctgtgaggctaaaattgtattattattaccttTTATGTATGTTTCAAGTCAGACCTTCTCCATTTCATCTCCCAGTCTGTCATTCAAGAcaatgcctggttactagggtaaatcagaccctggcaaccagatggacTCTAGAATTCCAACTTGgagatcaataaataaaaaacacagttgcagtctcagaatatctatgtccagatcatactaaaagtattgAAAAGTGAACTAACCCTTCAAAGACTTGGAGGGTTGCAGCAAAGCATGTCAAATCAACATTGCTTAGATTATATCTACCAACAAGATACCGAAAGTAAATTTCAAGGTGAATAAAATCACACCCAGAAGTTCATTTCAGTTATTTTATCTGGACTAGCCCAATCTCCACTCTTCATACAAAGTCAAGAGACTGGACCCTTGTCCCATAGTACCTACCAAGACAATGCTATGGTTTGATATAAAAGGGTGGCAGTACCATGTTTTCCAGACTTAGTAGCATCATCCTTACCCCTTCCTAATAAGCAACACAAGACTGCCCATACAAGTCCATGGGGGGTGGGAAGAGTCCAAGAGTCTGACAGATATGGTTGCTAAAGTACAATGCAGAGGCGTGGATCCAAAGTGACTTCAGTTTGCACAGTGTTTCACTGAACACAAGAAAACTCCCAGCGCAGTAAATAACAAAAAGGGTCCATTATATAGAAACAGAAAGAATATTGCATAAGTGGCTCTCGTCGCTGGCACTGCAGCAATGCGACTCGAGGTACTGTATGTCTCTTAACTAATAAATATTTCTTGGAAGttaatttatcattaaaaacaaaaaaagatatgtAATTAGTGTGATCCCCATCGCTTGTCACAATAGTACCCTATGGATCATCTGTATTGCCAAATAAAATGCACTGGGATAGAAAAGTAACTAGAGGTACAGAGGCAGGCTGAGACCGCAGAAGAGCACAGTGTTATAGTGACCCAGACGCCTCCCCCTTCTGCTTCCAAAATCTGGACGTTGTCAAGTTTATTTTGGGCAAACACAAGAGCATTTCCTTTATTATGACAATTGACATCAGTTACCATCTGGTGCACTGTGCAACAAGTAGAGCCACAAGACATATGATTAGGTCCCAGGAATAGAGGCGTGTGCCTGACCCTGGCACCCCGGGGTTAGGTTGCCTCGGAATTGCGTGTGTTTCAGGCTGAATTATGACAGTGTTTCTAGAGAGCTTTCTACCACAAATGTCCTCGCTGCAGCCATCGCCACTTCCAGAGCCACTGATGTCATCACCTGTAAAGGGACAATAATAAATTCATTACTTGAACTAGTTTTAAAGTTGGCTGTATACAGAACAAAGGTGGATTAAGTAGCCATACTTGGCACCAGGGGCCACCAGCCTATGGTCCACCATGCCATTGCGTACGTCTTTAGATCACCTCATTTCAATCCCCCAAACCTGGAAAGGCCTTGGATGGTGGGGTCCACCGGGATTtctcccagtgtcctgctggcccagtctgatcctgcccTAGTCTGTGCACGATTTTTCAGAGGACATCCAAATGCCACCCACAATCTCTGAAtacagagctgctgtataaagGTATTACTGTATTCAGAACAAGCTACAGCTTTCATGCTTCTTATAAAGAGTGCAAAGAGAGTGCAAAAAAACTGAGTCTTGTGTCTAATTTTTGCACTTTACTActtgtcacttttttttaactcaacCCAAATGCATGAGACAGCATCTTGGTCCCTTTGTGATCCCAACGGCATCACTACAAAACGCTTTTATCCCCCAACATATGGCAGCACTGATTTAAAGTTATAaggttataaacatatttatagtaGCCACACAGAAgggcctgtttatcaaaattcgaCTTTGTGTAGTTTGTAGAGTTGttttcttcttcaaataaacGCAcgttaaaaaatgtttgcttatttaataaaaactgagactctaaaaaactcgattgaataaaattgtgtaaaaaaaactcaaatagcttGAATTTGCGAGTTAGCAAGCTCaataaccatttttaaaaattcaaattgaaaaaaattgcttacattttgcctaactCCCATTGACGTCTACGTGAACTTTAGAtaccaaatttctaaaaaaaagtctgcttaataaacctgtaaaatttgagtttttgaaatttattagaTTTTTTAAGTTAAGTACACCAATAGGCTGATGGCTTCACTATCTgtgcctaaaggcccccatacacgagccgataaaagctgccgacagacctagtcggcagcttatttgcccatgagtcgggccatccaacgggcttccccgttcgatatctggctgaaagtcgggcagatctcgatcgggcaggttaaaaaatccagtcggtcgcgggcgcatctgtgcttgtatgcggtcctgcgatccgaccgcccgttttggatgcattatgatctgatcattgagccctagggcccacgatcggatcagtccaatatcggccacttcaatgtgggcatatcggggagagatccgctcgtttggcgacatcggcaaacgagTGGATCGCTACTTCTATGGGTACCTTCAGGCTAGGGCCACACGTCACGGATTCTCAGCAGACCAAAGCATAAGAGGAGCAGCGGATTGTTGGCTTGCACTTCTCCGCAGGCCTAGATCTGTGTTGTGTGTGGCTTTAGCGTTAGGCCCAGACATAGAATAATTGTACAGATTAAGCAGGTCACAAGAGTAATGGGACAAAAGAGAGGCCTATTTACACATCAGTGGATAATTCAAGGATACATATTAAAAGTCATGCAGAAGTAATGAATTCCACAGAGCCCGGCTAACCATGTAATCCTTAGAATTCATCATGTTACCAGACACAATAGGGAGTTGCTGCAGGGGCAAGATCAGATCAAGCTATGAATTTACTTACTGGTATCTTGAAAATCCACATCGTTGCCATTGTATGCGTTTCTTAGGCGACTTGTCATGATCTTCAGCTGCATTATTTGCTGGCGAATAGTCATATCAGGCTTTGTAATGTCAACATCAACCTCTGGGTTGTTAATCTGATTGGCCAAACCACTACCCATTGGTTCAGGCATATACCTAAAACAGGTCAAAAGCAGACATCATCGTTACAATTACCATTAAAAGTTTGTTAGTTTTATTGAAGACGCAGTGGGGACTGTGCAATTCACCCAATCAAGTTTGTAACCAAGCAGCAGTTAGGAACTGAAATAACAATATTCTCTTATAAGAGGGGATGGGTTGTCAGCAGTAACATGGGTCCATAGCCCATAGCAACTTGTcatataaatgtgcctctatttcAGGGTCTTCACGCCCAAAAGCTGCACCTGCCTATTTTTGGGTtaattatacaggtgtgggatccattattcagtaacacgttatccagaaagctccagattatggaaatgccatctcccataaacatcATTTTAgccaaacaataaaacattttaaaaatgattaacattttctctgtaataataaaacagtaccttgtacttgatccaaactaagatacaattcgtccttattggaggcaaaacagtcattttgggtttatttaatattttaattatttttaagtagacttaaggtaagaagatccaaattatagaaaagttcattatctggaaaacctcaggtcccgagcattctggataacaggtccgataattgtactacaataaatattagtaaattaTGATTTATAACGTGGTAGTAAAGCAAGATTAATGCCACTGCAGCCCCCAGATCTCTTACCTGCCCTTAGTTATTCCATTCCAGCACTTGTCCTCATATCCTGGGCCTGCTGTCACcttttctgtgcaaaataaacttgGTAGAGAAACCCAATAATCTTGAATATCACTCAGAATTCCTTTCACATCTGAAATCTAACAATAAAACAACAGCATAATAGACAGGAGTTATTTCCATTGATAGAAAGTcctactgaattatatatatatatatatatatatatatatatatatatatatatatatatatatatatatatatatatatatatatatatatatatattgcaagtcACCTTGGAGGACCTTGGCTGTATCAGGATACAAGTTCATAAGCTGAGTGCTTCCATACAGGTAATGggactccaaggtgacttttatTATCCTCATATAATACTACATtttataatacaaatgtttaatgAGACAGGTGATACAACACTAATCACCAATTACAAGTGATGGCATCACTGAACACCTTTTATAAAGATATCTGTTATATAGACAAGTGATGGCATCACTGAAAGCCTTTTATAAGgttatatattatacagataaTTCATGGCTCCTGTGTATCATTATCTTAGAAAATCTCATCCAATGGCAGAAGAGTGGCCTAAATATAGAGCTTAAAGACCCCAATGGGTGTGATGAGGATACAGGGGATAGTGAGCCCAGCAAAGATTGACATTTGTTCTCCTAAGGGGATCATTGGTCAATAGTGGGTCAGGCACTTGATGCAACTGTAATTAATAGGTCAGAAGGATCACAGAGTTACAGAGACCATTACATCTTCCTAGAAACGGatagtaataatgtaataatgttgcTCCTCCATAAATAGATTTTCTAGGAGAGATTGAAGCGCTTGGCCATTCAGGAGTATCCTTTATGTCTAAATCTTGTGTGATCAGTACCTTAGTCATGTTACCAAAGTCTCTATAAGAAGGGGGCTTTGGTATCTTGTGCTTAATAAGGTGATACAATATTTACCCTCAAGTGCAGATTTGTTTTACCTATTAGTTGGCTATTTGCTGGGGTATTTATGACATTTCAGTGCGTGTGGGCCTCCTATGGCCAACTGAATTCACTATCTGACGTCACATTAAGGGCCAGATTCTGTTTGATAAGAAAGATTTTCtcactctattgaagtctatggcaaaGCAATGGAAGTCAACTCTAttgaatatttttatggcaaaataaggggattatttactaaactccgattgcaaaaatcccaaaaacatctgtgatttttttttataaaatctgacttttataaaatcactaatttttcagaatttataaaacccagaggatggaaaagtctgaattagaaaatccggcatctcggacctgtcgataattttttgatgtgcgctgggttttgtgcaatacgcCAAAGTTtgtgggcaaaaaagcataaaaaaaatcggagttttcgggtgaaaaatcgggaaaatcagattttttttcccgcaaagcaaattttcgggaagaTGTAATAATAAGTAAGCGTAAGAAAcctgatcggagtttgtagcagaaaatgttgagataaaattggactttgataaataaccccctaaatctcaaatttttgtcCTCAGATTGAACCTGACCCctaagttttcacatgataaaccataaaataatgttttggcaAGGACTTGAATCTAGTTCTATATTTGGGATTTATGTATTAATCCCAGTATATgaacatcatttattttcattattttcattagtGGATGGGCTACCCTTGCAAATGTTGATCGAATTAGGAGGATTGCTTATACACAAGCAGCAGGCAGACTGAATATGGATGATGAATATGGATTATGGCTTGCATACTCAAGGTGAATGGCCCCATGACCTTTCCTCCTCAGTTTTAATGGCATAAAAGCCAGGCATTCCTGCAATAGCACCTTCCTCACTCCCTCAACTCTGGTACTACACGAGTCTAGACTTGGCTCAAATTCTTAACAGGCCAACTAGAAGGGGCTGTTCTGATTTATTATATTGATATAATGACCTCTATCCCCCATATACAAGCAAATACATTCAGAATAAATGGAAAGGGCCATGCTGTTATCAGGGAGAACAGTGCAATTAATTCATTATCTCCCCGGCAGAATGTCTGACAGACGACTATCTCAAGAATTACTGGACCGTAAGGTGTGCAGGGCAGGGAAGTCTCCCTTATGCTTTTttgttaatctttttttattgattCCCCTGTGTGAACAGTAGGCATATGGCGCTGAGATCCAATTGTGCTGCTAGGAACGTAAGACAGGTCCTAATCTTGCCTGCTTTATCTGAGCCTCCCTATGGATGCAGCTTTTCTACAGTGATGGGTTTCAGATGACTGAATGTCAGCACTAAAGCCCACAAGGGGAGTATTAGCTCCTCAACCATCCCCCCGACTACATGATCCTAATGCTTCATGttaagtatattagtatattattataaggACACATTAaaacaaacagcaggagattcAGCACCAACCAGGTTGTCCATTATGGCAACAGCAGATTTTTCTTCCTGAGTAGCCTTGGCTTTGCGTCTTCTCTCCTCGGATTTCGAACCTTTGTTGGTCTTTTTTGGATTCCCGCAGGCTTTAAATACCTGATTGGAGAAAGCTCATCATTCAGCTAAATACAGAAATAATTATGGACCATTTATAAACTTAACATCATAATAATACTCTGGTATGTTACCTGGGACAGTAGTAACAGAAATTTTTGGGAAGGCTGTGGGCCAATACGTGACAATATAAATTCCGCAAATCAAAGCCATTTGTTTGGGACCAGCAAGTTCTCAATATGGGAACATTAATTGATTTTCCAAACAGAAGCCCAAAAGGTTCCTGAACCGCAGGTTCTAAACTAGAGAGGTGGTTGGGGTGTTGTGAGTGGGTTATAGTGCAGACAATGCTGGGTGACTGGGTCCACAATTTTTAAGGTAAACAATAGTGTAGTCCCTTCAGGTAAAAATCTCAGCTCCTATCAACAGCCTCATGAGCTATTGTATTTCTCAGGTATAAAAGGGGAATATATGGCCTTATCTCAGCCTTCCCAGGCCATGGGTGGTGCCAGGGCTTTATTCTGCCCTCTGGAGGGTATAGGGATACCTCAATTTAATTTTAGCATATCTCCTGTTTCTTTGCACAGAGGAGCCTAAAAAGAATCCAGTGGACTCTTACCTTGTTTGTTAGGAGTTCCTTGTTTTCCTGCATGTGAGTTATTGCCTCAGTGATCTTGGTGTGGATTGACCCCACAATATTCTCCACATTGGAAGACCCACTAAACTTGTCTGCCACCAGCAGCAGTGACTctgcgaaaaaaaaaaaggactggtGAATGAGAGGAGAGGCCGCAGAGCAGTGTGTACACAATCTCATCATTCTGTGATTAAAAACAGCAAGGGGGTCAGGTAGCTGCTCACCAATAAGATTTTTCCATTCTGAGTCCAGATCCGCCTGGTTGGCCAGACAGCCACGCATGATGTTCCAGCAGTAGTTATTACACAGCTTTATGCTGGAATGGCCGCGGCAGTGAGGACAGTACATGAGCTTCATGACGGCACGTGCACACTCTGTGCTCATGGGAACCTGGGGGAAGAGAACACACAAACCAATATGGCTATTACAAACTGAAGAAAAATGacactttgcctttaaataacatttatgttGTTGCTCAAGTTGCTTTTTACataattatgtatgtatgtatgtatatttttatttgtaaagcgctccttgagagcaaagcactgtacaacaaaacaataaattagtagtaacaaacaaggggtcattggaataaaaagtaacaataagtgcattattagaaatacaattcacataaatataaaatataattacaatgcagattaagtgctcagtgtcaaggaaacaaaaggctagaggaccctaccccgtagggcttacagtctaaatgggagggtaacatacagacacaattcagaggggtattaaggtgctgtgggttacagtttgttacactgttctataagtgccagttcaggtgttatccaggtgctcccagaggtagtctttgagttttgttttaaaaacattgaaggaggattctctcctgagagattcaggaatggcattccaaatataaggagtcgcaagagagaagggtttgatacgggaaacagcagtagtagtggggggtacaaccaagcggttgctgtGAGAGGAGCGGAgatttcgggcaggaacatatagagagacaagagatgagatgtagttaggtgcagaggaatgaaagCTTTGAAGGTtttgaggaggagtttataaatTTTATAGGatgccatgataaggacttcagcagaggggggcctgtacccttttggatgagaggaggataattcttgcagcagtgtttaatagaGACTGTacaggggagagatgggagttagggaggccagttagtagaaggttacagtaatctagtctggataggatgagagcatgcatcagagtcttggatgtatcaggtgaaaggaagggacggattttggcaatattgcgtaagaagaagtgacaggttttgacagtggtgttaatatgatcagagaagaagagagaggaatcaaagattacccccagacagtgagctgagttgacaggattaatgagcatgccatcaatagagatagtaaataggggagtaggaccgggcttaggtggaaagatgataagttcagtttttgttaggttgagtttgaggtggtgctggttcatccaatttgagatagccaggaggcagttagagatctgagcctctatttcagctgttaatgaaggggtggataaatatatttgggtatcataagcatacagatgataattaaagccaaatgaatggatgagatctcccaaagacagagtgtacagggagaacaacagcggaccaagtacagagccttgcggcacccccacattaagtggaactggagatgaggttttgttatcataggagacagtgaatgattggttagaaaggtaagaagagagccaagatgcagcctggttacggatgccaagtgaatagagaatctgcatcaggagagagtgatcaactgtatcaaatgcagatgataggtcaaggaggagaaggatggagatcAACAAAGCATTAGGCTAGTGATGCTACATCTACTGTATCTTTTAGTGTTCTCTACCAGCCCATGGCCACCCCAgccctttatcagggaagatctgtgcctccaaagatgcccagtagctccccatctatttctatttatatacttcacatgctcagtgctgctgtcacaatagagcttagggactgactcacaatacagtataaaaggttgaactcgacaGACGTGTCTATCTTACTACAGGTATCGGAGACACAATGAAAACTTTGAGACCCCTTTACTAAAGAATGACCTTTCCATTCTATTTCTATGACTATTTGCCTTTGGGTAACACGCCTGGAAACAcagaagaagaggcaaaagaGAGAAAATTCAAATGTCAGACAATAGGCCCCTTGGGTTTTTGTACTACTGTCTATTTGCTAAAGAAAAACGAGAGTTGCCAACAGAGGGTGCTACAAGCCTTCCCTGTGCAGTTAGTGATTCCTAGTTAAGTCTAGCCCTTTAGATTCATTTGCA from Xenopus laevis strain J_2021 chromosome 5S, Xenopus_laevis_v10.1, whole genome shotgun sequence includes the following:
- the gpc1.S gene encoding glypican-1, translating into MERLCWGWWWHLSILCLLHGAAGDTGSKSKSCSEVKQVYLAKGFSLNGAPQAEISGEHLRICPQGYTCCTSEMEENFANISRVEFESKLRESSASIQRLLTTQHRNFDSYFQDLLNTSERVLQESFPSQYGDLYSQNSKIFRDLYSELRQYYRGSGINLEEALAEFWSRLLERVFKAQHTQYSFSEEYMDCLVKQYEQLKPFGDTPREVKLKAARAFIAARSFVQGLNAAADVVRKANQVPMSTECARAVMKLMYCPHCRGHSSIKLCNNYCWNIMRGCLANQADLDSEWKNLIESLLLVADKFSGSSNVENIVGSIHTKITEAITHMQENKELLTNKVFKACGNPKKTNKGSKSEERRRKAKATQEEKSAVAIMDNLISDVKGILSDIQDYWVSLPSLFCTEKVTAGPGYEDKCWNGITKGRYMPEPMGSGLANQINNPEVDVDITKPDMTIRQQIMQLKIMTSRLRNAYNGNDVDFQDTSDDISGSGSGDGCSEDICGRKLSRNTVIIQPETHAIPRQPNPGVPGSGTRLYSWDLIICLVALLVAQCTRW